Below is a window of Schistocerca cancellata isolate TAMUIC-IGC-003103 chromosome 4, iqSchCanc2.1, whole genome shotgun sequence DNA.
aaaacaaataattttgtcagcaaagattcacaacattttttttagaaatgacaCATGCAGTAAGCTATTCACAAGTGATATTCTTGTAAGCTTTGGTGTGACATTTTTATTCACTAATGCCTCATTACCGGGTACAATGTAGAACATAGGTAAAAAACTGCTCGAGATGTTTGTGACTCGATTGAATTATGTCTTTGATTGAGTTATTTTAAATATAgaggtgaattttatgaacagactgacaGTGTTGCTATGGGCACACCCTTGTCGCCATTAAGAGCTGCAATTTTTATGAACAATTTGAGCAACAGGCATTAAGTAATGCTCCTTTAAAGCCTTCATGTTGGGTCTGCTATATGGATGACACACTTTTTATGTGGTCACACAGTGAAGAAGAGCTTCATGAGTTCCATATTTTCTTAAATAGGATTAACTTCAAAAGTCTCTGACTGCTAGATGTGTAGGAATATAGAAGATCTGACAACAATCCAGGAAACAGAGTTTATAGAAATCCTGTTAACACAAATAGGTATTTAGATACCATGTCACaatgctaggtatttagttgccaAGGCGcatcaccacccagcccagaatcAAGCAGTGCTTGACACAATGTCTTTACTTGTCTTTTGTAGCAGTGACGACAACGGCTCTGAGTCAGAGTTGGATTTCTTAAAGAAGACAATGTTTGTGATAGTTAGACCATAGATGGGGCTTTTAAGAGAAATATTAATTATGCTAATGGGAATGGTGAGGAACTGCCTAGTCACTCAGTTTAGCTACCTATTTTGGGGGATCACTGGCTGCATAAGCAGAATTCTACAGAAAAATCATATTCAGGCCACtttcttcagttaaaataaaataaaacaccttTTCTGATGCAGAATGGATGCAACTATTTCTGATGCAGAATGGATGCACCTGATTACATTCATATCGTGAGCATCAATGAAATCACGTGTAGCTGCAGCAAAGTGTATACAGGTGAAATATGAAGGACTGTTAAAGAATTTTTAAGGAACACAAATGCCACATGCAGCTAAAACAACGTGTTAAATCTGTAGCAATGAAACATCACAAAAACTGTGGCCTTGACATTGATTTCCGCAATGTACATGTGCTGGCTAAGGATACCAACATTTATAGAATAAAAGTTTGAGAAGCATGTTACTTCAATAGAGAGAATGGTTATAGGTTTCTGGCATCGTGGCTCCCCACTGTCATGGAGTGAATACACAGCCATGGTTTGTGGGCAATACAAACAAGAAAAACCCTTTCTATCCAAAGACCGCCAAGGGCAGCCACAGGAATTTTACCAACTAAAGCCTCTTCTCCAGCATAAGAGCAGAAAACTCCCCTTCTATGAAAGCACATGAccctggtctctgacagtgttcagtCAGCTCAGTGCATTACAAGATCCAGAAGAAAATCCCAGCAGAAGGGTTGCAATGTCAATCatatagaagaaaaatgacatggtctaacaacccagaagattttaactcaaGATACATTTTAATCCAGCCTGCAAAATGACAGAAAATACTTGCTGGAGGTCCAACATATGCTCCTCCTGAGTTTGTCCTCTGACACTACAACACCCATATAATTAATGCATTGTGAGATATTGGCAACAATTTGTTCTAAAAGTTTCTGAAACATTGTTGATGCACTAGCAATGCTGAAAGGTAATCTGACCTGTTATATCAATAGAGATCATAAGGATGGTTGACTGCCAGAATGGTTTTTGAAACCTTGTCTAGAGAATGTTGAAAACAAGACTCCAAAATATAAATCTCAGAGAAATACTGACTCCCtgtcaatttttaaaataattcatcAGAGAGCAGGAGTGGTTAGGAGTCTACGATTGTCTGAGGATTTACAACATAGAAGTCCCTAAAAAGGTATAACACACTGTTTGGTTTGCAGGAAATAACTGTAGGTGATATTCATTTACTGAAAGGAATCAGGGCAGCATTTTCAACATTTCTAAGTGAACCAAATCTACTTTAATCTTGTACCACTAGGCTAAAGGTAGCAGGTGGgctttgaaaaatttttgtgctgCTGGCTCTTTTAATCTAATGTGGGCAAACAAATTCGAAGCCATTCCTAGACCTGGAGAAAACAAGGGAGCATATTGGAGACACAAAGAATCCATGTCTGCATATGAAACAATACTGTAGGTGCTTGGACCATGTATTGGACAGAAAACACAAatccaatatgaaacttcctggcagattaaaactgtgtgcccgaccgagactcgaactcgggacctttgcctttcgcgggcaagtgctctaccatctgagctaccgaagcacgactcacgcccggtactcacagctttacttctgccagtatctcgtctcctaccttcctatcagcgcacactccgctgcagagtgaaaatctcattctgggaacacaaATCCAGgtcaaaaatatgttttacttATGGCTCTGCTACTACAAAGAAAGGAATGTTTCTGTTTACTTGCTTGTATTTTAATTACAAAACTACCTAGCTTAGTATCAGAATTTTATGATGAGCATAAGTCCACAGCTTAGCTGCTATTGATTTTAATGTCAAAGCCTCCAGTCAGAGGTATGTTTGCTGATTAATTGAGACTGAAGCCAATatacaaaaatgaataaaatggaaTACTGCAAACAATTGCTGACAGTGTAAGATGTCATGGTGCCATCATTGATTCTGTgatgttacttatttttatcagTGCACTCAACTGCTGATGGCATAGCTGGATCTGACAATCACTTGCTATAAACACAGATGGCTGACACCATTATAACGAGGGGCTACTACATTAAGCATGTATAGAAAAATGATCAAGACAACTGGCACAGCCTGCAAAAATTTCACTGAGGCTGGGTAGAAAAACTGTCATGGCactgggggttgggttgggttctttggggaaggaaaccagacagtaagatcatcggtctcataggattagggaaggacggggaaggaattcggccgttccctttcaaaggaaccatcccggcatttgcctggagcgatttagggaaatcaccgaaaacctaaatcaggatggctggacatggcaCTGGGTTTGATTCCTACCTAGCTGAGAATGAGCCACTCCACTTCTGTCTGGACTGCAAGAAATTTTTTGCAGTTTCGTCCCCAGATGGACTAGGTCAGCCAGTATTTGCCAGCTTAGGTGACAGTTCTGACATCTCACAGTCTGTAGAAATGGAAGCCTGAGCTGCATGGGAAATCTCAAAGGGCCTAGCTAGCTATATGCAAAACTTCAGAGAAACAACATTTCTCAAATATGCTTAACTAGATACATGCAGTCTGTCTGGCCTCATAATGTTTTTTATCACATAACTCCTCATTATTtcacaaaaattaagtaaattgtcAGCTGAATTATACTATAAGTAAATTTAGTATTATTCATGATGTGTAAGGGCCTTGTTGCTTAGATTacctaaaataaacatgaaatatcaTGAGTGTGTCATGAGTCTTAAAATGATTATTAATACTGTTACACCAGTACAATTTTCATGAaggtaaatgaaagattgcaggaAATGTAACTGAAGGTAATCATCAAATAAAATGAGAATATCAAATCCCAGCACTTTTTCACAGTCAAAGCATATCTTTCTACTGCATACCACGTAAATTGGTCAACCACATTCAGTGTATTTGCGCACTGTTTACCTTTTTATCAACCCAGGACACTCCATATATGTCTTCCTCTTTTCCATTCTGTCACTTGCTATGCCTGTAACATGTCATcgtaaaaaaaaaatctccaaCAATTGAGATTTAATAGGCCTTTGCACCAAAATTTGATTTTTGGCTGTTAGTCCAGGCACTTATTCTTCAAAATGTTACACCAACGTGTTTTTCTTGCTCCTCCAGCCTCACATTGTTcccatttgaaattatttttgccacAATGTTACTGTGTTTGCTGTGAGGAATTATTTTAAGTACAGATCACTCCAGGCCAGTCTACCAATAAAGTACTTCCTTCACTTGTATCTCTCTCTGTTTCATAGCGACCGTCAGCTACTACAGACTCAGTATCAGCATTAGCATCATTGAAAATGTCGCAGTTGTTCCCATTTGCCACTCACCTATATCATATGGCTCTCTTCATAAATAGCTGAAAAATAACATAAATTCACATATATAATAAATGGCTATAAAATAACAAAATACGAAAAATAAGTTGAAAGCAAAAGCTGTAGTAATTAGTAACATGTGGTCTATTGGacttatgtaattaaataacataATGTGAAAAATATGGTTATCTAGGCACCCAGTTTCAAACTCAGCTCTAAATAAGATAGTTATATCCTTGTGACTCAAAAACTTAATCTATGCCACAATAAATAAGTATGATAGTCCACAAGAACATGTAAACTTGCATTCTCTATTAACACCTTCTAAATAAGTGATCCATCATGCCTAACTGTATGATATGGCTTTAAAATGTTGAAGAAACTCTAACTGAGCAGCCATCACATGATATTTtgtagcaaaatgttgacttaaaaGTGAGTGAATGGTGGTAAGCGACAAAACTGATTGATCATATAAAGGTCCAAGTTTTGCACAAAAAAATAAAGATTTAGGTTAATAGATAATAGAAAGAGTTACTATTCCTCTGGGTACTTAATGTCACTTGCCTGGAAATGAACAAACTCTGCCTCTATTTATTGTACCTCAAACTCTGCCTCTATTTATTGTATCTCAGGCTCAGTCTCTATTTATTGTATCTCAAACTCAGTGCCAAGCACATGCATTTAAGTAATTCATGACTGTGAAAAAGCAAAAGGGTGTTATGACTGCTGACGAGAGGGCATGGAATGTTGAAACTGAAGGTTTTTTTGCTCCTGACAAATCAACAGTGGTTTTTTTTAATACTACAATAGCAGAATTTCATGGAAGCATAAAGACACTATTTTGAAAAATGTGCAGAGTTAAAAGCATAAGGGCAACATAATAAAGCTGTGCAGTATTCTAATCAAGTTGACAGCCTTCAACTAGCAGAAACCTTGAAGATGCCAAAAAGAAAAGTGACAGTGGATATCTGGCCCAAAGGACTGTGGAAACATTTCTGAAGGCCAACATCCAATTCCATAAACTGGAAAATGAAGATTTTTGGCAGTAGATGAACAATTTCCATGAAGGTGAGTAgtgttttgttaacagtaaaaataTAGTTTGATCGTCATTCTATGAGAAGATGGAacttaatatttaataaagtaatATATTTTGTCCTACTATAGCATcaattcatattttaaaaaatcaggttACTAATAGCATAATTATTCTTTCTAGGTGCTGGCAGTGCCCCATGTGTAAAAACAACGAGAGAGACTATTGCACCTTcagaatgacaaaaaaaatgttgtaatggaGCAGCTAACAAGAAAAGATATTGTTATATTATCTGACAAGACAACTGAGAGAAGAAGCCATTGTATTTttgctgtgttgttgagaaatatggaaGTGTGGAATGAACAGAAACTTCTAGTTGTAATCATACAAGTTCTCGGGACAGTAACATCAACGCAATGTGTTCATGCAGTTTTGAAGCCTCTTCAAAATATAATATACAGTATGATAATGTGAAAGCAGTTGTGATTGACAGTACAAGATTTGTGGAGAAATGTACTGACTCTTTGAAAGCAATCATAAGTTATCATTTAAACCAGGTTTAGCCCAGGGCACATAAACTGAATCTGATTGTGAACATTTCTTGAAGGAACATAGTAAGTTGAATACTATGACATGCAATTTGAAGGCTGAATGCttgattactatgaagaacaaacaTTTGTAATTCCAGTTTATGAAGGAAAAGGATAGAGATGCTAAGGTTTTGCTCTTCCAGTTTTAACACACTGGAACTCATTTCTGTCCACTGCCACTAATGTGGCAGAATATTTTGTAGAAATTATTGAATTCTTCTGTTGTGATAACATGGAGGATCTGTCTAATGCAGGCACTGTGTATGTCAATTCTCTGTTTGATGACAGAGTGGACTGGATTCTTGTGGAGGCTACATTTATTGAAGAACATGCCAGTAACTAATTAATATGATTGTCTTCTTAGAGACTTTGAGATATCCCACTTCacacaaattttgaataaaagctgAAATAGCTTGAAGAATATTTCAGTGTAATGGGCAAAGGAATTTTTGCTTATGAAACAATATTTTAAAGAAGACAAAGAGGCAAGTGTTTCATTCAGAAGTTATGGAGGAACTGAAGCACACTGGGTTGCATCTTCAGACAATGTTTTCAACTCTCATGGCCACATATCTAAACAAATCACTTTTCAAAGCCTTAGATTCATGTTTTAACCTAAGGACAATAAGCTTGAATCCCATTAGTGTAGACAGGGTAAGGATCTTACAATCTCTGACAGGAGTGTCAGGTCTCAGTAGTGTGGATACTCTGAAGGGGTACAAATCTGTtcagaattttacaaaaaatcaaATACCCACACAGTCACAAAATTACGACAGAGAAAAACATCTGGAGGCAACAAGAATTGATAAGCAGCAGTTAGTAGTTGTGTCACTGAAAGCTATTGAGATCCCATATTTCAATGCAGACAGTGATAGACTGTTTCCTAACTATGGAGAAGTGTTGACAGATTTATGACACAGTCTCTTGGAAGATAACCTAGAAATCATGATAATGCAATTATTTGAAAAACTGTCAGTAGTGTTTGGCTGAAAACCCACTTGCCTTAaagtgttatttttttaaattatcaagtATAACataaatgttttcacttttttcttctCAAGTCAATGTAACGTGAATATGTGTAATGTGTTTGTTGTAATAAATATAATGTAAATGCTacatataatttcattttcaacatAATGGATGGAAATATATGACTAGAAAGAGAAAAAGCTGCAATAAATGACAGCAAAAAAAACACTTAAATCTGCAACAAATAATGCAAAAACTAGCCATAAAATAGATCAGTTTTTCCTGTTCCTAACTGTTGACTATTATTGCTGGATCATAAGATGACCTAGATACAACACTCATTAATTCATTAGTAAATTTCAGTCTTTTTGTGCACCTGTTGTGTGTTACTGTTCtgataataaaatatataatgATGATAATGTGTAGCTTGATGGGTCATATCTTTAACAAGAAATAAAATGCAGCTAAATTACTGAAAACTGTTATGATTTCAATGTTTAGCAGTTTTTGGATGAAGAAAATCCATGAAAGAAAGGCAGAGTATTGCCCATTTATTTACAGAAAGTGCTCTTTTCAATTCATTTTCAGATATTTGGTTGAAAAACTATCAACTGATGACATCGGTATCCAGTATGATGCAAAGTCTCGTGAAATAAAGTATAGAATGTCCACTGCTATTCggaaaaaatacaataacaatatgTGCCCAGAGGGATTTGTTCATGATGATAAGCATTCACACTGCAGAGGTACTGTAGTATTTTCAAACTTAAGAAGTAGGCCTACATTTTAACAAGtgcattttacatattttttctaaACAAAACACTTCATTTATTCTATAAATATCAACATTAATAAATCTAAGCCCTCAGCAGaaccatatttttattttctaattaatcATGATCCAGTAAATATTTGCTTTTTATACAGCGggcattctacatatttttatCTTTTAACATAGTGCATTCTCACAGCTATTTCAACAATAACATTTTATGTTGTGAAAAAGTGGCTGTATTGTACCTTCAGTTCTTCATTATAATTTACCTACTATACAGTTTTTTTATCTTATATTCAGAGAAATTAAAATGCCTCAATGTGTGACCTCTGAAAAATAACATAAATTCAAACACTAAGTTATAATGTTCAACATCTTGCTTGTTTGTCTATGTGCTGGCTTGTTTGTCCTATGCATGCTGAATAGTTGTCTTCATCACATTGCTCTCAATATGGTTATTTTATAGAAATCATCATCAATGAAACTGCTTTCCCTTTATTTTCAAATGTCTGTAAGTTATTAATATCCCAACCTGTGTTGGAGGATAATATATTTTGAAGGTTCTATTCCAGTGTGCATGATTCCCTTCCCATTTTTGTATAAAACAGAGTTTTTATGGAAACTGCATTAATGTATTGCAACATGGCTGTAGAATTTAATCTATCTTTATGATTTTTCCAAACACCTCTCATCAATGCCAAAGTAGTTTATTTAATAATGCCATTTATAATGTAATTTGCATCCCTATCTGCCTGAAGTAGAACTGTGACTGTGAAGATCTTTGTATCAATGAGATGTtaaactgaataaatgaaaaatgttaatTAACCATTTAATAATCCAGTGTGCTTGACAGCAGTTCTGTGTGTTTATAATTTTTGATTTTGGCTCCATTGCTGAGATAGACATTTATATACATATTATTTGTGTTCTTGTATATTAGTATATTATCAGACTTTATCTATCTCTTTTATTGCAGATATTGATGAGTGCTCAGAAAGGCAGTTAAATCGCTGTCACCTTACACAGATATGTGAGAATCTATTTGGGACATATCGCTGTTATTGTAGAGCTGGATATAAGTCTAATGGTATTGGGAAGCGCTGTGtgggtaattattattatttcatcagttttcttaattaattgactgattttaaaaccAGAATCAAATAAAACTATCATTACACCAAGCTTGATGTTTTTGGAAACATGAAAGTGTTTGTAGACTGTTTAGTTTTATTATGATACTTTTATTGCTTAATTCCTTGTAGTTTATAAACAGTTTATAAATAACATAGTACTATAAATTTTACAACAACAGTAAAACATATTTTGATGTCTTGCATAATTGATCCAAGAAATTGTGCATATAGCACTAAAGGTTATCAATTAGACTTAATTTcattttactcttcagtcttcagtAACAAGATAGAAATATTTAAATGCAatatacaaggggcattcaataagtaatgcaacacatcattTTTTCCTTGGCCAGTTTCAattgaaaaaatacagaatttattgtgggacattgtggaatttcccatttcagcccctgtagtttcatgaagtaccgATAGGTGATGgcactatacgtagtcttcaaactgGCATCTGTAACAGGTGCACTACAAGCCAAGAGCTatgactgagtttcttttggcagaaaaccagagcatcacagatatccataggcacttgcagaaagcATGGTGAGGCGTTGTGCGAGGTGtgtgtcatcaacataacaagGTTGCACAAACCTGTCTCATCTCCTGTCTGATCTCGGCTGCACATAGCTgcaactcctgcagtgttggatcatgtggacactctcatttgaggtgactgATGTATCACAATCGAACACTTAGCTGCTCCACTGAACAtccctgttggtagtgctaacacactAGTCCACCAGTAGGGATACTCAAATGTGTGTACCTGATGGGTTCATCACCACCTAATAGAAGATCTAAAAGAGCAACCAAGGACAATCTGTGCAGAATTTCTTGTGCATTAGGGGATTAACATGgtcattttttgtcaaacatcatcacaggctatgaaacatgggttcatcacttcgaactataaaaaaaaaaagaatccacaaagTGCCactacaccacctctcctctgaagaaaaagctcaaagccgCATCCCTCAGtcagtaaagtcatggtgacggtctttcTTGGACTCTGGAGGGGCTATTCTGTTCAACGTTCTCCCTTGTGGTGCAACAATCTACTCATAAGTGTATTctgttaccctcaggaaattgaagaaacgacttcattgtGTTCATCACTCCAAAAATGCTAAgaatttctccttctccgtgacagtgCAAGGCCcgacacaagtctgtgcacccaagaggagcacataaaacttcattggatagttctttctcatccaccctacagcctttccatctgtttggtccagtaAAGGATGCACTCCACCAGAAGCAGTACAGGGATGGGGGAgaggttattgatgaagcaagacattggctctgacactgaccagtagagtggtaccatgctggaATACAGTCCCTCCTAGTAAAGTGGCATAAGACCATCATATTGaatgcagattatgttgaaaaatagggttttgtagccaaagagtgGCAATAATGAGGGGTACTGGAATCCTAAAtagaaccaacttgctttcagaaaaaaagtcttgcattactGACTGAACACCCCTTGTATTAAGCAATTTTGTGAGTATGGCACAGAAACCTTTATTATACAATGTGGTGCAGTGACTAATGCATCTACTACTACTTATATAATCTCaaagccactgtacggtgtgtggcagagggtgccctgtaccactactagtcatttcctttcctgttccactcacccaCTTCACGGAGGATCATTCTGGTATTGTGCTCATAAGTTTCTTTTTGACAAATTTATACAGTTAAAAAGACTTCTCTTGATCTATAAAAATTATAGAGTCCAAACCTTCATTTCTTTAAATAACTTTTTACTTTCGTATATTGTCTAAGTGGACCACTTTAAGTGACTATCAAGAGTTATACCTagtaatttaaatgagctttgtGTGTAGATTAACTGGTCTTCCATGATACTTTGACACTGTAAATACTGAATGAGTTATTGAGAGACATTGACCAAGATCGTTGTTCTCCTGGTTGTTGTCAGCTTTCCAGACCTTGGAAATTCTTATTCAAGTAGCTTACCAGTTGACCCCAGAAGGCTGAGTCCACCCAATTCCAGGCATCACACTGTGGAAAAATCCCTGGCCATagtaggaattttctttatttgtttaattGTGTGAGATTGGAACCATAAATTTTATCATTTCTACTAACCATTAATGGTACCACCTAATTATATCAAACACAAATACGTATTAAATATGGTGTCAACAGTATGGAGCTAATTCACATGTTTCTTTGGTGGCATCAGTTGCCACATCCTGCTGAGAACATGTAATTGAGCACAATTTACAGAAAAGACCCAGATCTTTCACATGTTAGTCTTCATCACTG
It encodes the following:
- the LOC126185205 gene encoding uncharacterized protein LOC126185205, with the translated sequence MEELKHTGLHLQTMFSTLMATYLNKSLFKALDSCFNLRTISLNPISVDRVRILQSLTGVSGLSSVDTLKGYKSVQNFTKNQIPTQSQNYDREKHLEATRIDKQQLVVVSLKAIEIPYFNADSDRLFPNYGEVLTDL